CCCCATATTATATATTCTCCCCCGGGGCCCCCCATATTATATTATCAGCCCCCCCCGGTTCTCAccttgtcagtccggccagggGCCCCCCATATTATATATTCACCTCCCCCCATATTATATATTCTCCCCCGGGGCCCCCCCATATTACATTATCAGCCCCCCCCGGGTCTCACCTTGTCAGTCCGGCCCGGGGCCCAGGCCAAGCAGGTACAGGTCGCGCTGAGATGGGCTGACGGTACGTACTCCCGCCTGAGCCCGCCGCCCTGCGTGTCCCACACCCGGATGGTACCGTCCTGCCCGGAGAGAGCCAGCAGCCCCTGGCCGGGCGGGGAGAAGgcgcagggaggggggagcagcTCGTGCAGGCCGCCCGCTGCCGCCGCCATGTCTCCGCTCAGTTCGCAGCCACGTGTTCCTGGACCGAGCATGCGCAGTGCGAGCCCGCGCCGACACGCCCACTCCGCCGTGACGTCAGCCGCCCCCACCGACACTGTCATGGCGGCGGCCAGGGGCAGcacgtgggggagggagggggttcatCTTACACACTGTGATCTGTCCATGTATAAAAAGGAATactgaataataatatgtaactggcATTACTGCCACTGCTCAAACAAAGAACCAATAAACCACCAGACTCCAACTCCCCTCAGTGAGAGTTTCTGTAACAAAATATGAAGATATTGtaagtaaacataataaaatgtaaaaatacaaacaCTAGTGAGAGCAGGAGGATCACCAAGCTAGCTGCTGTATTAACTCATTTGGAATTTGAAAGGAAACATTTAGGAAAAACCTACTTGGATGTATTCCCTACTCTCTGAACTGTAGTGAACTCGGTTTGGCCTAATATAGACAACAACATAGCCAGCCAGCAAATATGATTGAAGTTGGAGAACATTTAGAAATCTGCAATTTCTATGTCGATTTTATAAAATCGGATTTTAATTCTCTAAAATTCAGTTTAACAGCTAAAGTCCAAGTATGCTTTGAAGGAAGCACTTGTTGAGGCTGTATCGGAACTGAAGACCTATTGGGAGATGTTTGTTAACCGGTTTTGTTTTCAATACAGTATTCCATCAGCTTTTGAAGAAATGTATAATTTAGAAGACCACGAAACTTCTAGTGGTGAAAACATAATAGCACTTTACTTTCAGAAACAGGTGGACATATTCATAAATCCATTGCGTTAGTGAAAAAAGACATTCAAAACCTACAATTAGAGCACGAAAAGCAACAGAGGAAGGATCCGACAGATGGAATAGATTGCGCTGAAATTTAGATGGAACTATTCAGCGACACTGATAAATCACTCCTACtagttgggcagactagatgggccaggccgaatgtttcttatctgccgtcacattctatgtttctacttaGCGTAATCCTTATGACAAAGAAGGGGTGGTTTAGATACCATATACAATCCCTTTCCATTACTAAGAGATCAGGGGGATTTATGGTTTAGTTGTCCTTATGGTTAGGATGTAACTGTACATGATTTGACTAATTTCACAGTTGGGAAGGTGGGAGGGggccaccagggcactcctggcaacataaccacATCCGTGAGCTGTAGCGGTTATGGAGCTTTGTGTGTGCTTTTGTTTAGAAGGTTTCCAAAATTTAGCATGACAGAGTGATCTTgcatgtgtatgtgcctgctagtgagtgaacttgtgtgtgtcagtgaggttgtctgtagtgagcttatctgtagtaagcttgtgtgtgtatcagtgagcttgtctgtagtaagcttgtgtgtgcatcagtaagcttgtcttgtcattgataatctcagccattgaGGCAGGTCCAGCCACAACTAAACTGGCACGGCGTCGGGAAAAAGGTTTGTAAAAACACCTTTCTCATGCGATCAGAGGCGGCAGGTATctaaacagacactcactgacagacacacacattctgacagatatacacagacattctgacagaaatacactgacagacacacagacattctgacagacatacactgacaggcacacactttctgactgagatacacacacacacacattttctcacacactaacaaattaatatttttctttaaatccacccagcctccctacctttgggagaactgagtggatctttccctggcgtccagtgtgtctcctctctaatcttcctgcagtttctctatGCTCCGCTGcacgctctctgtagtgatgccggggccggagtaACGTCATGTCACTAAACGAAGTGCaaggaactgcaggaaggttactgctccctcagcCACTCAGATGTCGGCTCCCGAGTCGagatgcatgcgcggcaatttcttaatgctttcctatggaagttctgcacgctgaatgcgattttcgcatccagtgtCTCAGAAGCGCCCCTACCGActgtcagaaagacagccactaaaggctgtattaaccctgcaatgtaaacatagcagtttctccgaaactgctatgtttacatctgaaaggttaaaacctgggggacctggcacccagaccacttcattgagctgaagtggtctgggtgactatagtgttccttttaataccAGCAAGGATTGTTGTCACAGGGTacgagcagtcagctgacactaccCACCAATCACACCCACCCATTAATTCTCTATTTCTTTCTCACTAGCCCAAACAGCACATAAGGACTGGGATGATGGGAACTCTCATTTAGCAATAAAACCATTTAACACTAAGTGGAAGTATGGCACccggggactccaggcactatggccacttcaatgagattaaaggGCTATTCAAagcctttggggggggggggggatttcctgTGTAATATGCCTTATTGGGCACTATGGAGAAGGTCACACTCAATTTCCAATAAAACCTGCAAAATAACaaattttacttacctggaatccagtttTGGGTGAAGTTCCCAGCGctgacatgtattcctgactctatggtgttaaaataattttttaggggtctgtcccataggaaaacattaagaGGCTATTACACATCCATGGAAAAATgcagcaatcagcatctcctgatagagatgcagaaaatcaatgcatctctatgggaaacattcagcatctccatgaaaagcgtggagatgctgaatgtcagtgctgcacactgtgcaccactgatacaagaagcacctctagtggccatctgagtgactggcagcaatataaacactgcctttctatgaaaaggcagcatttacattacaAAGCCTGCAAGGAAatgctatatacaccagaacaattactttaagctgtagtggttatgttgactATAGTTTCTCTGTAATTTGTTACAGTGTCAATAGGGTTGTGACTAGAAGCGGGGGTTTTCTGAGAAATGTTTGgtaatttattaataatttaatggcTTCAAATTTCATTTATAAGAACAATTTATCGTATTTacaaactgatttctaaacacatgtattgtagtttaaccACTTCACGACCGCTGACGGTttaggaccgtcatcggaaaaatACCCTTGAGGAtaggtgacggtcctgaaccgtcataacgttaATATTTACTAACCTGATAGCCGCCGTTCCCCCAGTgtcgatcggcgttgctcccggtgtggagggactgcctgacagcccaggcaatcTACACCTCGGCGAATTAAGACCCCGCGGCCATGTGATCTCTCTAAcagatatattatatctatatatgtctatatatcatatatataatgtcatactaagtgtatttttatattaatatataattaatatattaatatttttatattaatatataattaatatattaatataaaaatacacttattaaattacacacatatatatataatatatataataactatatgcattgtgtgtatgtatatatatatatatattataaaatacaaataataagtaaataaatttaaacatttaaaaaaaatattatatatgtaattttattctaactgtattttgataatatatatatatttatatcaaaatacacttagaatgaaattatatatgtatctatgttttataaataaataaaaataatatgaaatatatatccatatacaaaattacattaataattgtataaatatacacatagacttcaaatgtagaaatatgtgtatatatatttaaattctacgtgcatatttatgtaatatttttacataattaagtaattttattgattgcaatttgagggacatgcctgacaacccaggccgaaagtccagagaatttaatttgctagcactttatttaaccctgtaactttctgacaccctaaaacctttacattggggtactgttttactcgggagacttcactgaacacaaatattagtgtttcaaaacagtaaaacatatcacagtgatgatagtCAGtcaaagtgaagttttttttttgcatttttcacacacaaacattactttcactgatgatataattgttgtgatatgttttactgttttgaaatactaatatttgtgttcagcgaagtctccagagtataacagtacccctcatgtataggttttatagtgtttttgaaagttacagggtcaaatatatgggtcaaattttttcatattaaaatttgccaggttagttatgttgcctttgagaacgtatggtcgcccaggaatgagaattacccccatgatggcataccatttgcaaaagaagacaacccaaggtattgcaaatggggtatgtccagtcttttttagtaaccacttagtcacaaacactggccaaagttagcgttcataattgttttttttgcatttataacacaaaaacaaatataaatgctaactttggccagtgtttgtgactaagtggctactaaaaaagactggacataccccatatttaataccctgggttgtctactttaaaaaaatatgtacatgtgaggtgtgattcagagatttatgacagataatagtgttacaatgtcactattgatacatttaaaatatttatatatgagggggcggagctagccgTGGAACAGAATGGTCGCACACTTCAGAGCTCTGCACCAAGCAGAATAAAAACATAGAATTTCGGGTGGAAATTGGACCACAAACTGACCAATTTCTCGCTAACCAAGCAGGGGAACAAGATGGGCAGAAAACACAAGAAAcccaaaccagggaaaagccCAAATACCAGAGATATTGGAGAACTATTGCGCAACACGCAGCAGGCCGCGCAACAGGCCGCGTGGCAAAAGATGGCGCTGGAGGACGAAGGCTCCTTCTATTCCTCGGATGGAACCCCCTCAGACCTCGGAGAGGGACCCGACAGAGGCTCAGCACTGGGCTTACCACCGGCACCCACTCCCGCACACCCACCAGCCGGAGCACCGGTAACGGCGGATCTGCTCAAAACAATGTTGGCAGACCTGCGAAGGGACATTGCCGCGGACATGGCCTACTTTAAGGACGCAGTGGAAGGCGCAACAGCCAAGATTGTCCTCTTGGAGGCCGCCACGAGCTCCCATGATACCAGACTTGCCTCGGTCGAGAAACAAATTGGGGACATGCAAAGGCAACAACTGGCAATGGCCGACAGGCTGAATAACACCGAAGACCAACGCAGGAAATATAATCTTAAAATCCGGGGAATTCCGGACTCGGTCACCCTCACTGACCTGCCACATTATGTGCGGAGATTGTTCGCAGTCCTGCTACCACCTAAACAAACGAAGCTGCTGAGACTAGACGGGATGTTTCGTCTTCCCAAATCAAAGAAGGCACCCCCGGAAGCCACTGCGGATCTTATTATCAGATTCCAGTCCTTGCAAGATAAAGCCATGCTTCAGAACGCAGCAAGGGGGAAGACCCCCCTACCCTTTGAGGGATCCGCATTGTCGCTGTTCCCGGACCTCACTCGAGCAACCCTCACTTGGAGGAAAACCCTTCAACCACTTCTACGCCGGCTGCGTGACAACGGAATACCTTACCGCTGGGGCATACCGAGGGCGATCTTATTCACCCACCAGGGGACGGCCTATAGAGCGCACACCTACCTGGAACTGGACGCACTCCTGCTCCAAATGGGCCTCAACACCCACGCTGATAAAGGCCATACGAGACTTTCCCAACTGAACCCAGCGGAGATAGCAGAGTTTGTCCCACATCGAACCCAACGGCCCGCAGCCGCGCACGAACCAGCGTGAGATAGGAGACACCCGTGGAACACCACTCTGCTTCCATAACGAACAGGCTCCAGTTAAGATCCACGAAACCACCTGATACCTCAGGACTTGATCGGTTATAATATTATGCTGTTCCTATATGCTTTCTTGTTGTTGATTTGTATTTCTTAggttttcatttatttaaccACCACTGATCTTCTACGTGCAGAGATCACATGAAGGCCCTATTTTAACCATACCCACATATGGCTGCCGGGCTTTACCAGACCAAAAGCTAGCAATATCTTTTCCAGCCGCGTTAACAATAGCgataccctccccccccacacaccactcaaggaggggttaaaatcccccgACGAGCACACATAGCGTAACAACAACCCCAGAGTTACTCGTTAGGATGCCCTTAAGACACCCCCCACCCCCGGGGTTCCCTCCTCGACTTGCAAATTGCAACGTAACTAACCGTTACAAGACATAAACGAGGACACCTAACCTAGCAAGCCCTTATACCCACCAGAACCCGCACATAGACACGACTCTGGACACGCACTTAGAAAGCTCTTTAATGGAATCTCTCTttaccagtcccccccccccccccccaacaaaacaACAAATACTAATGCAGGAATGCAGTATAGATAGCCGAAGGGGGTCAGTCTACCACAAGAGCACCTATTCCCTCGTGAACACCGCTAAGTTACCTGTCTCCAGTCTTGGAGAACCCTTTACTCTTATTTGCATGATGTTTATGTTATTGACCAGGCATATAAAACCAAAAATCCTCATTCTGCATGCCTACCGCTTGTGAAATCTATAAAATATGAGCTGTTATGCACTTTTGTTCTGTTAACCACTGTCAATCGTATTTACTTATGGCATATATGCagaatgagaaaaataaagaatttaaaaaaatatatatatatatttatatatatattgaaacagcaatgatctacttatagccctataacttgcaaaaaaagcacgtaaacactgggtgtttttaaccccttaaggaccaaacttctggaataaaagggaatcatgacatgtcacacatgtcatgtgtccttaaggggttaaactcaggacaaaatgttgaatctatttagcagttttttcattagcttttgtagataagtaaaagtttttcaagtaaaattcaagttttattgcggtggagctctgttatacactcagacacattactgggagtattattgatgtggagttctgttatacactaagacacattactgggagtattatcgcggtggagctccgttatgcactcagacacattactgggagtattattgctgtggagctccgttatgcactcagacacattactgggagtattattgctgtggagctctgttatacactcagaaacaccaACAATACAAAACTCCTAAaatagagggacattaggattaaAAAAGGGAGGGATTTGGAtttaaatagggactgtccctcctatacATGGACACTTGGGTGGCTTGCTGTACCTCTCTCCAAACAATAAAAGCGAAGGTATTGTGGCCACCTTCGGTTTCCATATAGAAGTAAACAACAGGAAAGCAGTCATGGCAATACCTATTCACTTATCACATACAGATGATGATGCCAAGTATAACCATATTAATGTGCTATATAATCAATATCTAAATAGCCCCAGCATTGTCTCATTTTCATAATTTATCTATTattcagcgctgtggaatatgttggcgctataataatgataatgtttGTACTGGAGTAATCTCCTGTCTCACAGCAAGTGGGACCCACGTGTGCCGAGCACTTCCTGCTTGTCGCTGCGTGATGACGTTTCACTCTGAGAGCAGGATTAATCCTTCCCTGCAAGGCATGCCCTTTCCATGCAGCCCCACGCCTGGCTGTGGCCCCTGAGAGCAGGATGTGGTGTGTAAGAAGTGCTTACAGATTGCACCTACCAGGGGTCAGGGGGCCATTATTTGAGGTGGGATGGGGACATCTGTTCCAAGGGCAGAGCTTTGTTAGTACCCCAGATCCCCCTGGGGACCATGCACCCCCTCATGGGACAGATAATATGAAGATCAGCACACAGAGGGCTGATAATGAGACCCCCAGATTTCCTGGGCTCCCCGCCAGGATTTGGAGGCGATCTCTGTCCCCTTTAGACAGGGTCAGCCACATGGTCTCCCCTGAGTTCATCTCTCCAGAAATCCAGGCTCTGAGGAGTGCAGGTGTGAACCAGGAGGACATGCAGATTGGGCACAGTGCCACCCTTAATTCAGGGGAACCCCCTGACACCCCTGGACAGGACAGTGATCTTCAGCCATCACTGGACAATGAGCCTGAGTGGTTAGATCCCCAAGGTGCCCCCTTTAAATCTGGGGACCTTATTGTATCTGAGTTCAAGAAAAGACACTACACTGAATTTAAGAAAATGTTCCTCCTAAAACCCTCTGGAAAACTGACAAGCAACTGGGGTGCCATAAGCCATGCTGATATAGAGGGCAAGCTGCCAGGACAGAAATTCAGGACTTCAACAGGTTTTGAATTGCTTCTGAAAAGACCTACTTTAGATGAATATGTCACAATGATGAAGAGGGGACCCACTATCTCCTACCCAAAGGTCAGCATCTGTTAAACTAGAGTTGACAGGTCTCCCATGTTTTTCTAGACTCAACACTTGCATATTGATGGGCAGTTTATAGAAAGGgctgccctgtagtatgtagcaTTCAACATGTAACTAAAGTGTCCAATGTGATGTATCTGAAAACCCCAGTTGTCACACAGCTTGATTATATCTTAATGCAACAAGTTGCGTAGAATTTTTagaaataaagtattaaaaaggaAACCATTCTATTTTGTTAGGTACTCAGTAATCTTAAAAACAACCAAAACTCTTCATATATTAAATAGATAAATCACTTTTTCTGTTAAACCCATCACTATATCTGTATTCAACCAAAACCTCCCATTCTGGGAATCTAATCATAAGAGAAACAAAAACATTGAAAgcatttcaaaataaaacaagCAATTGTTACATCGCGTGGCAATATTTTGAAGTTAAATACGTGCTTCTGCCCTTTTAATGTCCAATGCCATGGTTTTATGCATTTAAGACAAGAAAAGATAGAGATAATTAATTTTATTCTTCATTAAAGAGTTACTTAAGtgaattgaagtggtcatggtgccttgaGTCTCTATGTGCAGAATGTCACTataaaaacactgcacatacaaagtttaacccctttgctgccaaAAGTGTTAACTCCGCCAGCATCACTGGCTAATGTCCATAACGTCTGGAGTGCCGACAGCTGTCTgtgtgttaaagaaacactccacaaacctaaagcactttatcttgcAGAAGTAACAGGTTAATGTATATGATTATTACACCCCTGATGGAGTCTTTGTTCTGGGAATATTGTGTTCTTATAGGATATTGCAGCCATGCTCATGATGATGGATATTAACCCTGGAGATACCGTACTGGAAGCCGGTTCAGGTTCTGGAGGAATGAGTCTATTCTTATCACGTGCAGGTAAATGCCTTAATTATTCTATCATTCTCTATTTAGACTGTAATATTCATAATCAAATTACATTTACACTTTAACCATCACCAAAAAGATTAGTCAAAAACATCACATGCCCCCTTCCAGACAGTCTTATTTTTTTATGGAAACAAGAAAATTGAGGAGAACGGTTAACTGATAGAGGGAGCACGCACCCCCACCTCTCCCTCCTTCCCGAAGAGTAAATTGCAGCACAACCTCAAGTCATAGGTGGTATATTATAATTAGCCCACAACAAGCAGGTAACATTTCCACCCAGTACAagggagtttattcactaaacacctaaCTGTGGGcaaattaaacataaataaaaactaaAGGCAAAAATAACGTATCTGGAAAAATTCCCCCTGCTTTAATTACAGCTTAGCTATGATTTTCGTATTGGTTTACAATTCAGTAAATTTCCATGTTTAGTGAAGGATTCCAAACCAGTGTTGTTCCATCTGTTCTCGATACCTTCATTTTTTCGGTACCTTTACCCAGATTCTAAAATGTGGGGGAATTACATGATTTTTTCCTATATGTTTTTTTCAGCCAGATAAATAAAATACTCTGGTGAGTTTAGTGAAGAACATTGGTGAGACTGCActctctcccttctctctcacagcacccctcatttTAAGAAGTTTAAAAGACACAATAATGCCCACTTTTGTGCTTCTCTTTCAAAATAAAAAGAGTATTTCATCAACATAGAatctttcactgaaattccaacacagtcaaaagatatacagagacaaagtagggccaACTTTGTCTTTGTATTTCTCCTATGCCTGCCCCCAGCCTGACCAAGCTGTCACCTGCGGGATCCTCCCTAGCCCTTACTGCTATACTCGCATGAATGACAGTACAGCGCTGACACCTGGTCCCGGCAGCTGAATCACCAGGAGCCGAAGAGGACTGTCAGGAAGACGATGGAGGTGCCCGCGAGGGACGGGTTCACTTTTCCCCCCAACGGCTCACTATACCACTGTATTATTAAGTTAGTTACAGCATGTGATACACACGACACGAGGGCAAGATAACA
This region of Pelobates fuscus isolate aPelFus1 chromosome 2, aPelFus1.pri, whole genome shotgun sequence genomic DNA includes:
- the TRMT61B gene encoding tRNA (adenine(58)-N(1))-methyltransferase, mitochondrial; this encodes MWCVRSAYRLHLPGVRGPLFEVGWGHLFQGQSFVSTPDPPGDHAPPHGTDNMKISTQRADNETPRFPGLPARIWRRSLSPLDRVSHMVSPEFISPEIQALRSAGVNQEDMQIGHSATLNSGEPPDTPGQDSDLQPSLDNEPEWLDPQGAPFKSGDLIVSEFKKRHYTEFKKMFLLKPSGKLTSNWGAISHADIEGKLPGQKFRTSTGFELLLKRPTLDEYVTMMKRGPTISYPKDIAAMLMMMDINPGDTVLEAGSGSGGMSLFLSRAVGSEGRVYSFDVRADHQAIAKNNFQRWMNAWTNRCRKPWPDNVSFINKDITNALSDIKSVTFDAVALDMLNPQVALPVILQNLKQGAVCAAYLANITQVIDLLEGIRSCQLFLVCEKIVEVSYKDWLVAPSVRKDGSISPRVEPEKNIESDPEYLEQPENEESDSDAQNPSVEIKPFGQVPYIARPLPWQTGHTAFLVQLRKFKPALKYSDPEKPRSI